The Porites lutea chromosome 11, jaPorLute2.1, whole genome shotgun sequence genome includes a region encoding these proteins:
- the LOC140953075 gene encoding prostaglandin E2 receptor EP2 subtype-like, which yields MSGNSTHDGLYLSGDAIVLYLMSVLGVLANAFAILASARLLQRQPLSPNVFVLGLSCVDLISITLFSIPSWICYTNSQWIGGKRLCDFQGFVFLFSTLCSAFLAMSMAVDRYIAVTRPFFHRKTMTVNKAKILLSVTISASLIVSLFPLCSFGSFVQNLRGTFCTVNWFPQNASDRAFCVFYAVLGGLPATVVLFCNITVIWELFRSKQRRISVTNMIVPGVNRRAMYPAKGSERVEDTEKQFSRTMVLISVVYLLGWIPFTVRLIGNAFYNWRNGFQDLLVCLLLLLNPIADPFMYVLTRKQYRRVLKLMLTCRCKERIDQVKPLVNHSQHPSISSASLQALCYTGGSDEYHLNDLRERLRIASPYPDNFQDTVQDWNSRESSSFS from the exons ATGTCAGGAAATTCCACACATGATGGTCTTTATTTAAGTGGAGACGCTATCGTTTTGTACTTGATGTCAGTGTTAGGGGTACTGGCAAACGCTTTCGCAATTCTGGCCTCAGCCAGACTATTACAGCGACAGCCTCTCAGCCCGAATGTGTTTGTACTGGGTTTGTCGTGCGTGGACCTTATCTCGATAACACTGTTCTCAATACCATCCTGGATTTGTTACACAAACAGTCAATGGATAGGTGGAAAGAGACTTTGCGATTTCCAAGGTTTCGTGTTTCTGTTCTCAACGCTTTGTTCGGCGTTTTTAGCCATGTCCATGGCTGTGGACCGTTACATCGCCGTAACAAGGCCGTTTTTTCACCGCAAAACCATGACGGTTAACAAAGCGAAAATTCTTCTTAGTGTCACAATTTCAGCATCTTTAATCGTCTCTCTTTTCCCGCTCTGTTCGTTTGGAAGCTTCGTGCAAAATTTGCGAGGGACTTTCTGCACTGTTAATTGGTTTCCTCAGAACGCTTCCGACCGCGCGTTTTGCGTTTTTTACGCCGTTCTTGGAGGACTACCTGCCACTGTGGTCTTGTTTTGCAACATAACGGTTATCTGGGAACTTTTTAGGAGCAAACAAAGACGAATTTCTGTCACGAACATGATTGTACCCGGAGTTAACAGACGTGCTATGTATCCGGCTAAGGGTTCAGAGCGTGTTGAAGACacggaaaaacaattttcaagaacGATGGTGCTAATTTCAGTGGTGTATCTCTTGGGATGGATACCTTTTACG GTTCGTCTAATCGGTAACGCCTTCTACAACTGGCGAAACGGCTTTCAAGATCTTCTTGTGTGTTTGCTTTTGCTGTTAAACCCAATCGCTGATCCATTCATGTACGTTTTAACACGGAAACAATACCGTAGAGTGCTTAAGTTGATGCTTACGTGCAGATGCAAAGAAAGGATAGACCAAGTGAAGCCCTTAGTAAACCACAG TCAGCACCCAAGTATATCATCAGCCAGTCTGCAAGCACTCTGCTACACTGGAGGATCCGACGAGTATCATCTGAACGACCTGAGAGAAAGATTACGCATTGCTTCGCCATACCCAGATAACTTTCAAGATACAGTTCAAGACTGGAATTCTCGTGAAAGCTCGAGCTTCAGCTAA